In a genomic window of Pedobacter sp. KBS0701:
- a CDS encoding glycoside hydrolase family 76 protein — MKAILRYTVFMLAFFFAVSCKKEPAPAPVPPPPVVPPGVPGAPVNYLQLAKDTHNFTMNNLLTASYGYRANTTSKSSNCFEWYNVSQIYADAAMVAAGESSYLVYMNNTFKFMDNMWDKKDLRGGYFASVNLDGSGAGGDKYVDDNALSGMVYLEAYEVTTGADKQAYLAKAKACADWLINSGLWDNVYGGGFYWNTQKPEKPTQTNGLTLQLFSKLYGLTGESIYRDWARQVDAWLSAKMFDPNTGLYIWKIDGAGEGLKHNEKFTYDNAIMVEAFLIYSKAFNDPSYLTKAQNLGKAMNNTLWNALYKGYVFNTAETRINPAWCAWGSQAMIRLYEADKNESWLVYAKENINRLNIANRNSTTLGYYFFAGFDGQNRSAEMETVDQAWMQRLQAMLSKF; from the coding sequence ATGAAAGCAATACTCAGATATACCGTATTTATGCTCGCCTTCTTCTTTGCAGTTTCATGTAAAAAAGAACCCGCGCCAGCACCAGTTCCTCCACCGCCTGTAGTGCCCCCGGGAGTTCCGGGCGCACCGGTTAATTACCTTCAGCTAGCAAAGGACACCCATAATTTTACGATGAATAACCTACTTACCGCTAGCTATGGATACCGGGCCAACACCACATCCAAATCTTCGAATTGCTTTGAGTGGTATAACGTAAGCCAGATTTATGCCGATGCCGCAATGGTTGCTGCAGGAGAAAGTAGTTATTTGGTGTACATGAACAATACATTCAAATTCATGGATAACATGTGGGATAAGAAAGACCTGCGAGGTGGGTATTTCGCCTCTGTGAACCTTGACGGTAGCGGGGCAGGCGGCGACAAATATGTAGATGATAATGCCTTAAGCGGAATGGTGTACCTGGAAGCTTATGAAGTAACAACGGGTGCTGATAAACAGGCCTACCTGGCAAAAGCTAAAGCCTGTGCCGACTGGCTGATTAACAGTGGCCTCTGGGATAACGTTTACGGTGGAGGCTTTTACTGGAACACGCAGAAACCTGAAAAACCAACGCAAACCAATGGATTAACGCTGCAATTGTTTTCTAAACTGTATGGTTTGACCGGAGAATCCATCTACAGAGACTGGGCAAGGCAGGTTGATGCCTGGTTGAGTGCAAAGATGTTCGATCCGAATACCGGCCTTTACATCTGGAAAATAGATGGAGCAGGTGAAGGCTTAAAACACAACGAAAAGTTTACCTACGATAATGCCATAATGGTAGAAGCTTTCCTGATTTACAGTAAGGCTTTCAACGACCCTTCTTATCTAACCAAAGCTCAAAATTTGGGAAAAGCCATGAATAATACACTCTGGAATGCACTATATAAGGGTTATGTTTTTAATACCGCAGAAACCAGGATCAATCCGGCATGGTGTGCCTGGGGTTCACAAGCCATGATCCGGCTTTATGAGGCTGACAAAAATGAATCATGGCTGGTATACGCCAAAGAAAATATCAACCGACTGAATATTGCCAATCGAAATTCAACTACATTGGGTTATTATTTCTTTGCCGGCTTCGATGGTCAGAACCGTTCTGCAGAAATGGAAACCGTTGATCAGGCCTGGATGCAAAGACTACAAGCAATGTTATCAAAATTTTAA
- a CDS encoding alpha-L-fucosidase, which yields MNRRKLIQSLALGLPVLFLSNKLSAFSSENEAAKQFVEKILAGPFSPTWESLAKYQTPDWFRDAKFGMWAHWGPQCQPEAGDWYARDMYMEGNWKYKYHVEKYGHPSKFGFKDVINIWKAEKWDPEALVSLYKSVGAKYFMALANHHDNLDLYDSKYQKNWNSVKQGPKKDIIGGWAAAAKKHGLPFAVSVHAAHSWSWFETAQRSDKTGPLAGVPYDGKLTKKDGKGKWWDGLDPQELYAQNHELSKNSEDDGMIHKQWHWGNGVTPPTKTYIDKFFNRTIDLINKYNPDMIYFDDSQFPMWPISDAGLKIAAHMYNKIIKDKGKLTAVITGKILTEEQRKAMVWDIERGQSNSIEPLPWQTDTCIGDWHYDRGIYNRNAYKTPKTIIHTLVDVVSKNGNLMLNIPVRGDGSIDELERQIVEEIGVWMNANGDSIYGTRPWKIFGEGPAQKQAAALSAQGFNEGKGKPFSQEDIRFTAKGKTIFATVMAWPTNGSVLITSLQADSSYYPGKINSVQLVATGQELKFERNAEGLRVYFPDAAPAASYANPLRIV from the coding sequence ATGAACCGTAGAAAACTTATTCAAAGCCTTGCCCTTGGTTTACCAGTTTTATTCCTTTCCAATAAACTTTCTGCATTCTCAAGTGAGAATGAAGCTGCAAAACAATTTGTGGAGAAAATTTTAGCCGGACCTTTTTCTCCTACCTGGGAATCGCTCGCTAAATATCAGACCCCTGATTGGTTTAGAGATGCAAAATTTGGAATGTGGGCACATTGGGGCCCGCAATGTCAGCCGGAAGCAGGTGACTGGTATGCAAGGGACATGTACATGGAGGGAAACTGGAAATACAAATACCATGTTGAAAAATATGGACATCCCTCTAAATTTGGTTTTAAAGACGTTATCAATATTTGGAAGGCAGAAAAGTGGGATCCGGAAGCATTGGTTTCTTTATATAAAAGCGTAGGTGCCAAATATTTTATGGCGCTCGCCAATCATCACGATAATTTAGATCTTTACGATAGCAAATACCAGAAAAACTGGAACTCGGTAAAACAGGGCCCTAAAAAAGATATCATTGGTGGATGGGCTGCCGCGGCAAAAAAACATGGTCTTCCATTTGCAGTAAGTGTTCATGCGGCGCATAGCTGGAGCTGGTTTGAAACCGCTCAGCGATCTGATAAAACCGGGCCATTGGCTGGTGTACCCTATGACGGAAAATTAACCAAAAAGGATGGTAAGGGCAAATGGTGGGATGGACTTGATCCACAGGAACTTTACGCCCAAAATCATGAACTAAGTAAAAACAGCGAAGATGATGGGATGATCCATAAACAATGGCATTGGGGTAATGGTGTAACACCCCCTACAAAGACATATATCGACAAATTTTTTAACCGGACAATTGATTTGATCAATAAATATAATCCAGACATGATTTATTTTGATGATTCACAATTTCCAATGTGGCCCATTAGCGATGCAGGTTTGAAAATTGCTGCACACATGTATAATAAAATTATTAAAGATAAAGGTAAACTGACCGCAGTAATTACGGGTAAAATACTTACTGAAGAGCAGCGTAAAGCCATGGTATGGGATATTGAACGTGGGCAGAGCAATAGCATTGAACCACTCCCCTGGCAAACTGATACCTGCATAGGTGACTGGCATTATGATAGAGGTATTTACAATAGAAATGCTTATAAAACGCCTAAGACAATTATCCATACATTGGTTGATGTGGTGAGCAAGAATGGCAACCTCATGTTGAATATTCCTGTTCGTGGTGATGGTTCAATTGATGAGTTGGAGCGTCAAATCGTTGAGGAAATCGGCGTCTGGATGAATGCCAATGGAGATAGCATCTACGGCACCAGGCCATGGAAAATATTTGGAGAGGGGCCTGCGCAAAAGCAAGCTGCAGCATTAAGCGCACAAGGATTTAACGAGGGTAAAGGCAAACCTTTCAGTCAGGAAGACATACGCTTTACTGCAAAAGGTAAAACAATTTTTGCTACAGTAATGGCATGGCCAACAAATGGATCGGTTCTTATCACCAGCCTGCAAGCAGACAGTTCATATTATCCTGGAAAAATAAATAGTGTACAATTGGTAGCAACAGGGCAGGAGCTGAAGTTTGAAAGAAATGCAGAGGGCCTTAGAGTGTACTTTCCTGATGCAGCACCTGCAGCTTCTTATGCAAATCCGTTAAGAATTGTTTAA
- a CDS encoding L-rhamnose mutarotase, whose product MKKYALALDLIDDAKLIAEYEAYHKQSWPEITDSIIDAGILKMEIFRISNRLFMLMETTDDFTFSRKQQMDQNNEKVQLWEELMWKFQQPLPFAGEGEKWVLMEKIFELDSAENSTI is encoded by the coding sequence ATGAAAAAATATGCACTTGCACTTGATCTTATAGATGATGCTAAACTTATTGCTGAGTATGAAGCATACCATAAGCAGAGCTGGCCAGAAATAACAGATAGTATTATTGATGCTGGAATTTTAAAAATGGAAATCTTTAGGATTTCAAACCGACTCTTTATGTTGATGGAGACGACTGATGATTTTACTTTTTCCCGCAAGCAACAAATGGATCAAAACAATGAAAAAGTTCAGCTTTGGGAAGAATTGATGTGGAAGTTTCAACAACCTCTGCCCTTTGCAGGTGAAGGAGAAAAGTGGGTTTTAATGGAAAAAATATTTGAGCTGGATAGTGCCGAAAATAGTACAATATAA
- a CDS encoding SusE domain-containing protein, translated as MKNLKTLFAMVIVVCTAAISCKKDEKSLNENISTTAALSLPANMANIKLTPSNASASQQFKWTVASPEDGGLILYEVVFDKEGGNFSNPVFKVLSDGGGIQPQVTISHKDLTKIAALCGINSSSTGKVNWTVIASKASNKKTNQETRTLQLERPAGFAEVPTDLYLTGSATENGDDVSKAIRFKKLEDGVYELYTSLKAGTYQLTNKPVAAGRKFYAEGNLLKEGASTITVTGNTKVYYLKYDFNVASVVEVSEIQSLGLYMSAYASEIGQLNYTANGTWQSGVIPVVFYQFSWGRDERYKFALHTSAGIKYMGSSNVNNVSPAGQAASYFYLNTVSNDQWNNTYKFDPSADNKSVKATVSLGAAGPYTHTIITQ; from the coding sequence ATGAAAAATCTCAAAACATTATTCGCCATGGTAATCGTTGTATGTACCGCTGCAATCTCCTGTAAAAAGGATGAGAAATCACTCAACGAAAACATTAGCACAACTGCAGCATTAAGCCTGCCGGCAAATATGGCGAACATAAAACTCACCCCGTCTAACGCATCTGCCTCACAGCAATTCAAGTGGACTGTGGCAAGTCCCGAAGATGGAGGACTTATACTTTACGAGGTGGTCTTTGACAAGGAGGGTGGAAATTTCTCCAACCCGGTTTTCAAAGTGCTTTCTGATGGTGGAGGCATACAACCCCAGGTTACCATATCGCACAAAGACTTAACCAAAATTGCTGCATTATGTGGTATTAACTCCTCTTCTACCGGCAAAGTCAACTGGACGGTAATCGCTTCAAAAGCCAGCAACAAGAAAACCAATCAGGAAACCAGAACACTTCAACTCGAACGCCCGGCAGGATTCGCTGAGGTGCCAACCGACCTTTACCTAACAGGTTCGGCAACAGAGAATGGTGATGATGTAAGCAAAGCAATCAGGTTTAAAAAGCTTGAAGACGGTGTATATGAGCTGTATACTTCCTTAAAAGCCGGAACTTATCAGCTTACAAACAAACCAGTTGCAGCAGGAAGAAAATTTTACGCTGAAGGCAATTTGCTAAAAGAAGGCGCTTCAACTATTACCGTTACCGGCAATACGAAAGTCTATTACCTAAAATACGATTTTAATGTAGCAAGTGTTGTAGAGGTTAGCGAAATTCAGAGCTTAGGGCTTTACATGTCTGCGTATGCCAGCGAAATTGGACAGTTAAACTACACTGCTAACGGCACATGGCAATCTGGCGTAATACCAGTTGTTTTTTATCAGTTTTCATGGGGCAGAGATGAGCGCTACAAATTTGCGCTTCATACCTCTGCAGGTATAAAATATATGGGCAGCAGCAATGTAAACAATGTAAGCCCGGCAGGTCAGGCAGCATCCTATTTTTATCTGAATACTGTATCTAATGATCAATGGAACAATACCTACAAGTTCGATCCTTCTGCCGATAACAAAAGTGTTAAGGCAACCGTTAGCCTGGGTGCAGCTGGTCCTTATACACATACTATCATTACCCAATAA
- a CDS encoding glycoside hydrolase family 76 protein — MRKIIYILLLLFYGRAYAQTPILKNIYKARAGEMFTKIWTHYRVDGFPGLFSEHYPSDTTVNLDYFQGAKVQEKKVSFLWPFSGMFSAANVLVKYPDLRTKYTQYLDSLTTGVLAYRDTLRTPSGYQAYPVALEKADRYYDDNALVCIDYLEAYFNTKDMLYIRKAKEVFRFIESGWDEHLQGGVYWLEGHKDQKPACSNGMATLAALKLYQATHEKVYLRWGKRFYHWMHSRLRNPGGIYYNDIKMDGAQNATYYTYNTGAMLEGAVLLYRFTGNRTYLSEARLVAKNAFGFFSTRENGEFRFRIDLPWFVTVLFRGYEALYKVDHNPTYLNAIASELDRAWKLSKDQYGFLTAKWATDKESKEKPKWLLDEACIAELYGRLGLLNIK; from the coding sequence ATGAGAAAAATCATCTACATCCTGCTATTGCTTTTCTATGGCAGGGCTTATGCTCAAACTCCCATCTTAAAAAATATATATAAAGCCCGGGCCGGGGAGATGTTCACCAAAATTTGGACGCACTATCGCGTGGATGGTTTTCCAGGGCTTTTTAGTGAACATTATCCATCAGATACAACGGTTAATCTCGATTATTTTCAGGGAGCTAAGGTACAAGAAAAAAAAGTTAGCTTTTTGTGGCCTTTTTCCGGGATGTTCTCTGCCGCCAATGTGCTGGTTAAATATCCCGATTTAAGGACAAAATATACGCAGTATCTGGATTCACTGACGACAGGCGTTTTGGCCTATAGAGATACCTTGCGTACCCCATCAGGTTATCAGGCATACCCGGTAGCACTAGAAAAGGCAGATCGGTACTATGATGATAATGCATTGGTGTGCATCGATTACCTTGAAGCTTACTTTAATACAAAGGATATGCTTTACATCAGAAAAGCCAAAGAAGTATTCCGGTTCATCGAAAGCGGTTGGGACGAGCATCTGCAGGGCGGTGTCTATTGGCTCGAAGGCCACAAGGATCAGAAACCAGCCTGCAGTAATGGGATGGCCACCCTGGCGGCGCTAAAGCTCTATCAGGCGACTCACGAAAAGGTTTATTTAAGGTGGGGAAAACGATTTTACCATTGGATGCATTCCAGGCTTAGAAATCCCGGTGGCATTTATTACAATGATATTAAGATGGACGGTGCTCAGAATGCTACCTACTATACTTACAATACTGGTGCTATGCTAGAGGGGGCCGTACTCTTGTATCGTTTTACAGGCAATCGCACTTATCTCTCTGAGGCCCGGCTCGTCGCAAAAAACGCTTTCGGTTTTTTTTCAACCCGGGAAAATGGGGAATTCCGATTCAGGATTGATCTTCCCTGGTTTGTTACGGTTTTATTCAGGGGATATGAGGCATTATATAAGGTAGACCATAATCCAACCTATCTCAATGCAATAGCTTCAGAACTAGACCGCGCCTGGAAACTTTCTAAAGATCAATATGGGTTCTTAACCGCAAAATGGGCCACAGATAAAGAAAGTAAAGAAAAGCCAAAATGGCTGCTTGATGAAGCCTGTATCGCAGAACTTTACGGGCGGCTCGGATTGTTGAACATCAAATAA
- a CDS encoding RagB/SusD family nutrient uptake outer membrane protein has translation MKFLNKNLIIAFSLLAFAGCKKLDIAPTDRFSDLTFWTVDVNVSSALNNNYSLLYNSSLYFEPEALSDNAYSPSGDLNLIASGNATSLTAKFAGDWTSYYKTIKSVNIFLENVDQNKTLPAATIARMKAENQFMRAFALFNLSKWYGDVPLPDHDLTPEEAQVIPRTSKAAVSDYIIAQLESAIPNLPSKDQLPASENGRITKAAALALEMRTLLYQGNKMAEVVAVCEKLINNQATYGTYSLTPNYSALFSDPATNKTNSESILSLQYVPTVRTWQNFWDFAPRTVGGRVSAMAPTQELVDDYIMLNGKGIKEAGSGYVESNPYVNRDPRLTATVVYDRYTWVNPNNSTKTIYIRPGSDPVQPGLDEYSPGSQSASATGYYWRKYFDPIALSSFVSGNNLHLFRYAEVLLTYAEAKNALGQMDATVWAKTIGALRSRAGFTDAAALSFPSGDLTAVIRRERRAELAMEGLRTDDIRRWRVAEVTMNGFAHGAKFATDQNVDGGYIRTQQRKFNPQRDYLWAIPSSEVSLNKNLTQNPGY, from the coding sequence ATGAAATTTTTAAATAAAAACCTCATCATTGCTTTCAGTCTTCTTGCTTTTGCAGGGTGTAAAAAGCTCGATATTGCGCCAACGGACCGGTTTTCGGATTTAACATTCTGGACCGTTGATGTAAACGTAAGCAGTGCCCTTAACAATAATTACAGCTTGCTTTACAACAGCTCATTGTACTTTGAGCCGGAGGCACTCTCTGATAATGCTTACTCTCCTTCAGGCGACCTCAACCTCATTGCAAGCGGAAATGCAACTTCCCTTACCGCAAAGTTTGCCGGAGACTGGACAAGTTATTATAAAACCATAAAATCAGTCAACATATTTTTAGAAAATGTAGACCAAAACAAAACCCTCCCAGCGGCTACGATTGCCAGGATGAAAGCTGAAAACCAGTTTATGAGGGCTTTTGCATTGTTTAACCTGAGTAAATGGTATGGCGATGTGCCCCTTCCGGATCATGATCTTACACCAGAGGAGGCTCAGGTGATTCCGCGTACCTCAAAGGCGGCGGTAAGCGACTACATTATTGCTCAGCTTGAATCTGCTATACCCAATCTTCCAAGTAAAGATCAGCTCCCGGCCAGTGAAAACGGTAGGATTACAAAAGCTGCGGCACTTGCCCTGGAGATGAGAACATTGCTTTACCAGGGAAACAAAATGGCTGAAGTAGTGGCGGTTTGCGAAAAGTTAATTAACAATCAGGCAACCTACGGCACCTATTCATTAACCCCAAATTACAGTGCTTTATTTAGCGACCCTGCAACCAACAAAACCAATAGCGAAAGTATACTATCCCTTCAATATGTTCCAACAGTCAGGACCTGGCAGAATTTCTGGGATTTCGCTCCAAGAACAGTTGGCGGAAGAGTGAGTGCGATGGCTCCGACACAGGAGCTGGTAGATGACTACATCATGCTCAACGGAAAAGGAATCAAAGAAGCAGGTTCAGGGTATGTGGAAAGTAACCCTTATGTAAACCGCGATCCAAGGCTCACCGCAACAGTGGTTTACGATCGGTATACATGGGTAAATCCAAACAATAGCACCAAAACGATTTACATCAGGCCAGGTTCAGACCCCGTTCAGCCAGGCTTGGATGAATATTCGCCAGGTTCGCAAAGTGCTTCTGCTACAGGTTATTATTGGCGAAAATACTTCGATCCAATTGCTTTATCAAGTTTTGTATCCGGAAATAATTTGCACCTTTTCCGTTATGCGGAGGTATTGCTCACTTATGCAGAAGCGAAAAACGCTTTAGGGCAGATGGATGCCACCGTATGGGCAAAAACAATTGGTGCGCTCCGGTCGAGAGCTGGTTTTACCGATGCAGCAGCCTTAAGTTTTCCATCCGGAGATTTAACCGCTGTTATTCGTCGTGAACGTAGGGCTGAGCTTGCAATGGAAGGTTTAAGAACTGATGACATCAGACGCTGGAGAGTGGCGGAAGTTACCATGAATGGCTTTGCCCACGGTGCAAAATTTGCAACTGACCAAAACGTAGATGGTGGCTACATCAGAACACAACAACGCAAGTTCAATCCGCAAAGGGATTACTTATGGGCAATTCCGTCAAGCGAGGTAAGCCTGAACAAAAATTTAACACAAAACCCTGGTTACTAA
- a CDS encoding GH92 family glycosyl hydrolase: MKTGHKSISVLLVLLFFNAVSYAQDVLKFVNPNIGTAHSRWFFYTPAAVPYGMAKLAPSTNGSYGNLQGWEAVGYDTRHTSIEGFVHFHEWQVGGISFMPTAGVLKTVPGALEKPGSGYRSSFSRKNEIAEPGYYSVILDDFKIKAELTATKRVGFHRYTFPKSDSSRIMLSIGNIQGESGPVTDASVEMIDDTHFQGYVITYPKYVKTYDEGGRVAMYFFGELNKKPVTVGALAREASIANQKSSKGIGAGLYLGYKTVEKESIEIKVGLSYTSIANAKLNLKTEAGHLGFATAKAAAQDEWSTALGKLKVSTNNVAAKTKFYTGLYHALLGRGIASDVNGNFPRHDGTIGQLPKDAKGKFSYNFMNTDAIWGGFWNLTQLWALSYPTHYSDFVHTQLEIYKERGWFGDGIANSNFVSGVGTNFVGLAISGAYQAGIRDYDLNLAYEAVMGNELGYQNRLVGSGKMDTKSFITKGYVPFLDADKTDSTGSHFSGSHTLEYSYSAFAAAQFAKRLGKTTDYQKMIQLSDGWKNIFDSGLKLVHPKKEDGTFISKFDPLEAWRGFQEGNATQYTFYVPQNPKSLISEIGEKTFNVRLNEIFETSRKNAFGGGKTIDAFAGIQSLYNHGNQPNLHISWLFNYSSAPWLTQKWTRAICDEFYGTESIHGYGYGQDEDQGQLGSWYVMSSLGLFDVKGLTDFRPTIQLGSPVFDQSVITLGNGKLLTIKAENNSNENVFVQSASWNGKVLNQAWLYRDLLMQGGTLILKMGNKPNKNWGVKVPPPSVQ, encoded by the coding sequence ATGAAAACAGGTCACAAATCTATATCCGTTCTCCTCGTTTTACTTTTTTTTAATGCTGTTTCCTACGCACAAGATGTGCTGAAATTTGTGAATCCTAACATCGGCACCGCACACAGCAGGTGGTTTTTTTACACCCCGGCTGCCGTACCTTATGGAATGGCAAAACTTGCACCATCTACAAATGGCAGTTATGGAAACCTGCAAGGCTGGGAGGCCGTTGGCTATGATACACGACATACGTCTATAGAAGGCTTTGTGCATTTTCATGAGTGGCAGGTTGGTGGGATCAGCTTTATGCCAACTGCGGGTGTACTCAAAACTGTTCCCGGAGCACTCGAAAAGCCCGGAAGCGGTTACCGCTCAAGTTTTTCAAGAAAAAATGAAATTGCAGAGCCCGGATACTATTCAGTAATTTTGGACGATTTTAAAATTAAAGCAGAACTTACTGCTACAAAGCGGGTTGGCTTTCATAGATATACCTTCCCGAAATCAGACAGTTCCAGGATTATGCTATCCATAGGAAATATCCAGGGCGAAAGCGGACCGGTAACAGATGCATCGGTAGAAATGATTGATGATACCCATTTTCAGGGCTATGTGATCACTTATCCGAAATATGTTAAAACCTATGATGAGGGCGGACGCGTAGCGATGTACTTTTTTGGGGAGCTTAATAAAAAGCCAGTGACAGTGGGTGCCCTGGCTAGAGAAGCCTCGATAGCGAATCAAAAATCATCAAAAGGAATTGGTGCAGGCTTATATTTAGGCTATAAAACTGTAGAAAAGGAAAGCATCGAAATTAAGGTTGGCCTTTCTTATACCTCCATTGCTAATGCAAAGCTCAACCTTAAAACTGAAGCCGGACACCTGGGTTTTGCTACTGCAAAAGCGGCTGCTCAAGACGAATGGAGTACTGCGCTGGGTAAACTCAAGGTATCAACCAACAATGTTGCCGCTAAAACAAAATTTTACACTGGCCTTTATCACGCACTTTTGGGAAGGGGAATCGCCAGCGATGTGAATGGTAATTTTCCAAGACACGATGGGACCATAGGTCAGTTGCCTAAAGATGCAAAGGGGAAATTCAGCTACAATTTTATGAATACTGATGCGATATGGGGTGGTTTCTGGAACCTTACCCAACTATGGGCACTTTCTTATCCTACCCATTATAGTGATTTTGTGCACACCCAGCTGGAAATTTATAAAGAACGTGGCTGGTTTGGTGATGGAATAGCCAATAGCAATTTCGTTTCCGGCGTGGGCACCAATTTCGTGGGTTTAGCCATCTCAGGGGCTTATCAGGCAGGCATTCGTGATTATGATTTGAATTTAGCCTATGAAGCCGTAATGGGAAATGAACTCGGTTATCAAAATCGTCTTGTAGGTTCTGGCAAAATGGACACCAAAAGTTTTATCACAAAGGGATATGTGCCTTTTTTAGATGCCGACAAAACTGATTCTACAGGATCTCATTTTTCAGGATCACATACACTTGAATACAGTTACAGTGCATTTGCGGCAGCACAATTTGCCAAAAGATTGGGCAAAACAACTGATTATCAGAAAATGATCCAACTGTCAGACGGTTGGAAAAACATATTCGACAGCGGGCTAAAGCTTGTGCACCCTAAAAAAGAGGATGGTACATTTATCAGCAAGTTTGACCCTTTAGAAGCCTGGCGTGGCTTTCAGGAAGGAAATGCCACACAATATACCTTTTATGTGCCGCAGAATCCTAAATCCCTAATTAGTGAGATCGGAGAAAAAACCTTTAATGTTAGGTTAAATGAAATTTTCGAAACCTCCAGAAAAAATGCTTTTGGCGGAGGCAAAACCATAGATGCATTCGCAGGCATACAGTCTCTTTACAATCATGGTAATCAACCAAACTTGCACATCAGCTGGCTATTTAATTATTCTTCAGCACCTTGGCTTACTCAAAAATGGACGAGAGCGATATGTGATGAGTTTTACGGAACCGAGAGCATACATGGTTATGGCTATGGCCAGGACGAAGATCAGGGCCAACTGGGTTCCTGGTATGTCATGTCATCGCTTGGACTCTTTGATGTAAAAGGATTGACGGATTTTAGGCCAACGATCCAGCTTGGAAGTCCTGTTTTTGACCAATCGGTCATTACACTGGGCAATGGAAAATTGCTGACCATAAAAGCCGAAAACAATTCAAATGAAAATGTTTTTGTGCAATCAGCTTCCTGGAACGGAAAGGTACTTAATCAGGCTTGGCTGTATCGCGATCTACTGATGCAGGGCGGAACGCTTATCCTGAAGATGGGAAATAAGCCTAATAAAAACTGGGGTGTAAAAGTGCCGCCTCCATCAGTTCAGTAA
- a CDS encoding ROK family protein, with product MHEHIILGADIGGSHITAALVDVKSGILIPGSTNRAKVDSKASPSHIIQSWCKVIAKSLNSAAHSGRVAIAMPGPFDYEKGIAYMKGMDKYDALYGMDIRELMLAELGQIIIEIHFINDAGCFLQGELTHGKASAYNKVMGFTLGTGFGSAKGVGGKATDADYWQYPFMGGICENFFSSRWFTAKYAVYSGLDTPNVKHLIEAADTGGALLQLFDEFSMNFGIFLSQIYKKENFDCIVLGGNISNAWTLFLPQLLYYLDIRSVSAPVYISSQGESAALIGAACSI from the coding sequence ATGCATGAACATATCATTCTTGGAGCCGATATCGGCGGTTCTCACATCACTGCCGCTTTGGTCGATGTAAAGTCCGGTATTTTAATTCCTGGATCTACCAATCGGGCAAAAGTTGATTCGAAAGCAAGTCCGTCACATATTATACAAAGCTGGTGCAAGGTCATCGCCAAAAGTTTAAACAGCGCTGCACATTCAGGACGGGTTGCAATTGCCATGCCCGGCCCATTTGATTATGAAAAGGGCATCGCTTACATGAAAGGTATGGATAAGTATGATGCGCTTTATGGCATGGATATCCGGGAGCTGATGCTTGCTGAATTGGGGCAAATCATCATTGAAATACATTTCATCAACGACGCGGGATGTTTTTTACAAGGAGAACTCACACACGGAAAGGCCTCTGCATACAACAAAGTTATGGGATTTACATTAGGTACTGGCTTTGGTTCTGCCAAAGGTGTAGGTGGCAAAGCAACCGATGCCGATTATTGGCAATATCCTTTTATGGGAGGTATCTGTGAAAATTTCTTTTCATCCAGGTGGTTCACTGCTAAATATGCAGTATATTCAGGACTGGATACGCCTAACGTAAAACATTTGATCGAAGCAGCAGATACCGGAGGTGCCTTGCTGCAGTTATTTGACGAGTTCAGTATGAATTTTGGAATTTTTCTGAGCCAGATTTATAAAAAAGAGAATTTTGACTGCATCGTGTTAGGTGGGAACATCTCAAATGCCTGGACACTCTTTTTGCCTCAGCTTCTTTACTACCTGGACATTCGATCTGTTTCAGCTCCGGTATATATTTCCTCACAAGGCGAATCTGCTGCCTTAATTGGTGCAGCCTGCAGTATTTGA